In Helianthus annuus cultivar XRQ/B chromosome 3, HanXRQr2.0-SUNRISE, whole genome shotgun sequence, a single window of DNA contains:
- the LOC118490392 gene encoding uncharacterized protein LOC118490392: MQRNDEPIMEFKNRFCRLVSFLGPAAGTIEQRTNTFNWAICDRDRKFILNLCFNDINEIVDAVKNLDNDMKHRQKAFDDNLKRPRENNQDHSSFRAGNDQSLAPRDRKHRPDKNFNNQSRNGGNRNQNHRPAQNQAQQNQASIRAQQPNRDPPCATCGKPHKGICRRAEGLCFKCGDAGHMIKACPQLAPKANTGGNARPTVGGRVFALTADDAANALGTVSGYLRIGERDIYALFDTGVTHSVVSLLFAKHLMTMPTTLEYPLVISTPLRNSTIISHVYRDCPIQIASIIRPANLYPIQMNDFDVILGMDWLSWHNVSIECQTRRFLFGNPQRPEFIYQGTQPRKPLKIISAFKAQKFLSHGCVAFLASIKATSSNEPNISDYPIVRQFPDVFPEELPGLPPDREVEFTIDLIPGAESISKALYRMAPLELKEQLQELLELGFIRPSVSP; encoded by the coding sequence ATGCAGAGAAATGATGAGCCTATCATGGAATTTAAGAACCGTTTCTGTCGCTTGGTTAGTTTTCTAGGCCCTGCCGCTGGCACGATAGAGCAGCGGACGAACACTTTCAATTGGGCTATATGTGACCGGGATAGGAAGTTTATCCTGAATCTTTGTTTCAATGACATTAATGAGATTGTTGACGCGGTTAAGAACTTGGATAATGATATGAAGCATCGTCAGAAGGCGTTTGATGATAACCTCAAACGCCCAAGGGAAAATAATCAGGATCACTCTTCTTTTCGTGCTGGAAACGATCAGTCCTTGGCACCCCGAGACCGTAAACATCGTCCTGATAAGAATTTCAACAATCAGTCACGAAATGGAggaaatcgaaatcaaaatcataGGCCCGCGCAGAACCAGGCACAACAAAATCAGGCCTCCATTAGAGCACAACAACCGAATCGTGATCCTCCTTGTGCCACTTGCGGGAAACCTCACAAAGGTATTTGTCGTCGAGCTGAAGGCCtttgttttaaatgtggagaTGCGGGACACATGATTAAAGCTTGCCCTCAGCTTGCCCCTAAAGCCAATACCGGGGGTAATGCTAGACCTACTGTGGGAGGACGTGTGTTCGCGCTGACAGCTGATGACGCAGCAAATGCCCTAGGTACGGTTTCCGGTTATTTACGCATTGGTGAACGTGATATCTATGCCTTGTTTGATACTGGTGTAACACATTCTGTGGTATCTCTCTTATTTGCTAAGCACTTGATGACTATGCCTACTACTTTAGAATACCCTTTAGTGATATCTACTCCCTTAAGAAATTCTACTATCATCTCTCATGTTTATCGAGATTGTCCGATCCAAATCGCGTCCATTATTCGTCCCGCAAATTTGTATCCCATTCAGATGAATGACTTCGATGTTATTCTTGGCATGGACTGGCTCTCTTGGCATAACGTCTCGATTGAATGTCAGACTCGCCGCTTTCTTTTTGGAAATCCTCAGCGTCCTGAATTCATTTATCAAGGGACTCAACCTCGTAAGCCATTGAAAATAATCTCTGCATTTAAGGCCCAAAAGTTTCTTTCACACGGGTGTGTAGCATTCCTTGCTTCGATAAAAGCTACGTCATCGAATGAGCCCAACATCTCTGATTATCCAATTGTCCGTCAGTTTCCGGATGTATTTCCTGAAGAGCTTCCTGGACTCCCACCAGATCGCGAAGTGGAGTTCACTATTGATCTGATTCCTGGTGCCGAGTCGATTTCTAAAGCATTGTACCGCATGGCGCCTCTAGAGCTCAAGGAGCAGTTGCAAGAGTTGTTGGAACTTGGTTTTATTAGACCAAGTGTCTCGCCTTAG
- the LOC110931574 gene encoding uncharacterized protein LOC110931574: MLISHNGDSFLTRNWPDFGSNSGTTLEFNVGERVFLRVSPYQGVRRFGIKGKLSPRFIGPFEILERVGEVSYRLELPPQLSHVHNVFHISLLRGYNYHPLHVVNYPYHLIHEDLSFEEEPEAIIDRQERIMRRKTIPFVKVLWKNHLEREATWELEDMIRSHYPNLFSS, translated from the coding sequence ATGTTGATTTCGCACAATGGAGACTCATTTTTGACTCGAAACTGGCCCGATTTTGGTTCGAATTCTGGTACGACTTTGGAATTTAATGTTGGTGAGCGTGTTTTCTTACGAGTTTCGCCTTACCAAGGCGTACGTCGTTTTGGAATTAAGGGAAAGCTTAGCCCTAGATTCATCGGTCCATTCGAGATTCTTGAAAGAGTCGGTGAAGTTTCTTACCGTTTGGAATTGCCACCTCAACTATCACACGTGCATAATGTCTTTCATATATCCCTCCTTAGGGGATATAATTACCATCCGTTACACGTTGTGAATTATCCTTATCATCTTATTCATGAGGACTTATCTTTTGAGGAGGAACCCGAAGCTATTATTGACCGCCAAGAACGAATTATGCGTAGGAAGACTATTCCTTTTGTTAAAGTCCTTTGGAAGAACCATTTAGAACGTGAAGCTACATGGGAATTAGAAGACATGATCCGTTCTCATTATCCAAATTTGTTTTCATCTTAG